Proteins from one Catalinimonas alkaloidigena genomic window:
- a CDS encoding anthrone oxygenase family protein, with product MALSLLRFLDIILAALLAGTSFGIWVGFNPAIFSASTYVEQQQNLVSSLNSLMIVLVIAATVITLLSAFLQLKNKPAFVALLLAAALFIACMVITRFGNVPVQTEILKWTVDTLPENWTDFRDKWWSFHIARTVVELVALVLITWTVVKNNPAQTK from the coding sequence ATGGCACTTTCGTTATTACGATTTTTAGACATCATACTGGCGGCCTTACTGGCCGGAACAAGTTTTGGCATTTGGGTGGGATTCAACCCCGCTATCTTTTCAGCATCCACCTATGTGGAACAACAGCAAAACTTGGTTAGCTCACTCAATTCTTTGATGATAGTCTTGGTGATTGCCGCAACCGTAATCACATTGCTTTCTGCCTTTCTCCAACTGAAAAATAAACCTGCGTTTGTAGCTCTTCTCTTGGCTGCCGCTCTTTTTATTGCTTGCATGGTCATCACACGCTTTGGTAACGTGCCTGTGCAGACCGAAATACTAAAATGGACCGTGGATACGCTACCCGAAAATTGGACAGATTTTCGGGACAAGTGGTGGTCGTTTCATATTGCAAGAACAGTTGTAGAATTGGTAGCATTGGTGCTGATCACCTGGACAGTTGTTAAAAACAATCCGGCACAAACAAAATGA